One window of the Corynebacterium glutamicum ATCC 13032 genome contains the following:
- a CDS encoding DUF3239 domain-containing protein, which yields MHNFSFDVDESYAKKNNEILRDAKRLQISALCLGLILGGGAVAVYLFSNGAVWMWMIAIVMVFLALLSFIMIPVIPRQMGNAQTLYDDYELAPAIIAEVNPRDVVLLALVNRNVNPEAKPEWALATRTIVRVGAHERRLGERIPSVAITGRRTVKDQDHWDEISPMPITWGTTDKDIIREAEKTIPHELWAKLEKNRGKLEDVKKTPNNLFKL from the coding sequence GTGCACAACTTCTCCTTCGACGTGGACGAATCCTACGCCAAGAAGAACAACGAAATCCTCCGCGACGCAAAGCGACTCCAGATCTCAGCACTGTGCCTTGGACTCATCCTCGGCGGCGGAGCCGTAGCCGTCTACCTGTTTTCTAACGGAGCAGTGTGGATGTGGATGATCGCCATCGTCATGGTCTTCCTCGCCCTGTTGAGCTTCATCATGATTCCTGTGATCCCCCGCCAAATGGGCAACGCACAAACGCTCTACGATGACTACGAACTAGCCCCCGCCATCATCGCAGAAGTAAACCCCCGCGATGTGGTCCTCCTGGCACTCGTCAACCGCAATGTGAACCCCGAAGCCAAACCAGAGTGGGCATTGGCCACCCGCACGATCGTTCGCGTCGGAGCACACGAACGTCGCCTCGGCGAACGTATCCCATCCGTCGCAATCACCGGCCGACGCACCGTCAAAGACCAAGACCACTGGGATGAAATCAGCCCCATGCCAATTACCTGGGGCACCACGGACAAAGACATCATCCGTGAAGCCGAGAAAACTATCCCCCACGAACTCTGGGCCAAACTAGAAAAGAACCGCGGCAAGTTGGAGGACGTTAAAAAGACCCCCAACAACCTGTTCAAACTATAG
- the rpf1 gene encoding resuscitation-promoting factor Rpf1, with product MGRHSTKTSSAFTKLAASTIAFGAAATIMAPSASAAPDSDWDRLAQCESGGNWAINTGNGYHGGLQFSASTWAAYGGQEFATYAYQATREQQIAVAERTLAGQGWGAWPACSASLGLNSAPTQRDLSATTSTPEPAAAAPAVAEYNAPAANIAVGSTDLNTIKSTYGAVTGTLAQYGITVPAEVESYYNAFVG from the coding sequence ATGGGACGTCACTCCACTAAGACTAGCTCCGCGTTCACCAAGCTCGCAGCTTCCACCATCGCTTTCGGTGCTGCTGCAACCATCATGGCTCCTTCTGCATCTGCTGCACCTGATTCCGACTGGGATCGCCTCGCACAGTGCGAGTCCGGTGGTAACTGGGCAATCAACACCGGTAACGGCTACCACGGTGGTCTGCAGTTCTCCGCTAGCACCTGGGCTGCTTACGGCGGCCAGGAGTTCGCTACCTACGCATACCAGGCAACCCGTGAGCAGCAGATCGCTGTTGCAGAGCGCACCTTGGCTGGTCAGGGCTGGGGCGCATGGCCTGCTTGCTCCGCTTCCCTTGGACTGAACTCCGCTCCAACCCAGCGTGACCTCTCCGCTACCACCTCCACCCCAGAGCCAGCTGCAGCTGCACCAGCTGTTGCTGAGTACAACGCTCCTGCAGCCAACATCGCAGTTGGCTCCACCGACTTGAACACCATCAAGTCCACCTACGGCGCTGTCACCGGCACCCTCGCTCAGTACGGCATCACCGTTCCAGCTGAGGTTGAGTCTTACTACAACGCTTTCGTCGGCTAA
- a CDS encoding helicase-associated domain-containing protein, whose product MKKDSPIPTLKGWLDTQSDDQLSTILRNRPDTVLPLPPNLASLAARLQLRASAIRAVLKLNALELGVLEAVANLGGELHPVTAPEVVEYLHVALAEDLPAQDTIGAALATLKNFALVYGDDQLMIAQETMPALPVHWRLLPEVSDRGQSEEQVRESVDKLSDRHRKLLHTLAASGGFGLTRDAAPDADPSRPIPQLLASGLLARVDEQTVRLPAMVRRVIEGREQLPAQVRPIPRTAAPGSNDGGIAAGLEVVRHMRLLIDALSHVPAPTLKVGALGVRVVTRLSKELDLDETELARLLSLGMASGLIRKGVPDPLPMDDDGGDYVAPTPLADEWMEYDLAHQLGTLMSGWWKQTYAPWLVGRADDKDKPIHVLSKTSIIDSLPDARAKILSSLSRVLVDNLHADLAFHYPLAASRMNPDTITQLVQEAQWIGAYSQGVTAAGQALIDGENPTEVIKAPAPVENFIVQGDFTIMVPGPLTPAMQKTMDSIASLESPGLASVYRLSEKSIRHALDLGLTTPEILEFLKEHSMTDLPQSVGYLLSDIARKHGTLRGGPALSYIRSDDPALLHSAVEAGADVALRQIAPTVAIAQAPLLQVITVLRAAGFQPVAEDGEGASLNISPSPARVPAASPPPVVPALDESRVQAAVKAIRRENSASQGTVSTQPTLSVLQAAVRGQRTVTLGFVDKQGVAVHRVVKPLTVNAGQVDAVDEATGAVHRFMLHRITEVIVDN is encoded by the coding sequence ATGAAAAAAGACTCCCCCATCCCCACCCTCAAGGGGTGGTTGGATACTCAAAGTGATGATCAGCTCTCCACAATCCTTAGAAATCGACCCGATACGGTTCTCCCTTTACCACCTAATTTGGCCTCTCTTGCTGCGCGTTTACAGCTGAGGGCGTCTGCGATTCGCGCGGTGTTGAAACTCAATGCGTTGGAACTTGGTGTGTTGGAGGCCGTGGCCAACCTTGGTGGTGAACTCCACCCGGTTACTGCCCCCGAAGTGGTGGAATATTTGCATGTGGCGTTGGCAGAGGATCTTCCAGCGCAAGACACGATTGGTGCGGCTCTTGCCACGCTGAAAAATTTCGCGTTGGTTTATGGCGATGACCAGTTGATGATTGCTCAGGAGACGATGCCTGCGTTGCCTGTTCATTGGCGGTTGCTTCCGGAGGTAAGTGATCGCGGGCAGAGTGAGGAACAGGTGAGGGAAAGCGTCGATAAGCTTTCTGATAGGCACCGCAAACTTTTGCACACGCTTGCGGCCTCGGGTGGCTTCGGTCTGACGCGCGATGCGGCGCCTGATGCGGATCCGTCGCGGCCGATTCCGCAGTTGCTGGCGTCGGGGTTGTTGGCGCGCGTGGATGAGCAGACCGTGCGCCTGCCGGCGATGGTGCGGCGTGTGATTGAGGGCCGCGAGCAGCTGCCCGCTCAGGTGCGCCCAATTCCGCGCACGGCGGCGCCAGGTTCGAATGATGGCGGCATTGCAGCCGGCCTTGAGGTGGTGCGGCACATGCGATTGCTTATCGACGCCCTCAGCCACGTTCCCGCCCCCACGCTGAAAGTCGGAGCCCTCGGTGTGCGCGTGGTGACTCGCCTGAGCAAGGAATTAGACCTTGATGAGACCGAGCTGGCACGTCTACTGAGTTTGGGTATGGCCAGCGGTCTAATCCGTAAAGGCGTGCCCGATCCATTGCCCATGGATGATGATGGCGGCGATTACGTCGCTCCCACCCCGCTGGCTGACGAATGGATGGAATATGATCTGGCGCACCAATTGGGCACGTTGATGTCTGGTTGGTGGAAGCAAACTTACGCGCCGTGGTTGGTGGGTCGGGCTGATGATAAGGACAAGCCGATCCATGTTCTCAGTAAAACAAGCATCATTGATTCGCTTCCTGATGCTCGTGCGAAGATCCTGTCCTCTTTATCTAGGGTTTTAGTGGACAATCTGCACGCGGATTTAGCATTCCATTATCCCCTTGCGGCGAGTCGGATGAATCCTGACACCATCACACAGCTGGTACAGGAAGCCCAGTGGATCGGAGCATATTCTCAAGGCGTGACCGCAGCGGGTCAGGCCTTAATTGATGGCGAAAACCCTACGGAGGTAATCAAGGCTCCTGCGCCGGTGGAGAATTTCATCGTGCAAGGCGATTTCACCATCATGGTTCCAGGACCACTAACCCCTGCGATGCAAAAAACCATGGATTCGATCGCATCGTTGGAATCACCTGGTTTGGCCTCGGTGTATCGACTCAGCGAGAAATCCATCAGGCATGCTCTGGATCTTGGGCTCACCACCCCGGAAATCTTGGAGTTTCTCAAAGAACATTCCATGACAGATCTGCCCCAATCTGTGGGCTATTTGCTCAGCGATATCGCCAGAAAGCACGGCACCCTCCGAGGCGGCCCTGCACTGTCCTATATCCGTAGCGACGATCCCGCTTTGCTGCATTCCGCAGTGGAGGCGGGCGCCGATGTGGCGCTTCGGCAGATCGCTCCCACCGTTGCGATTGCTCAAGCACCCCTGCTTCAGGTGATCACTGTGCTGCGTGCTGCCGGGTTCCAACCTGTGGCAGAAGACGGCGAAGGCGCAAGTCTGAATATCTCGCCATCCCCTGCACGTGTGCCCGCAGCTTCCCCACCACCAGTTGTTCCGGCACTGGATGAAAGCCGGGTACAGGCAGCAGTCAAAGCAATCCGACGGGAAAATTCAGCATCTCAAGGAACTGTTTCCACACAGCCAACTCTTTCGGTGCTGCAGGCTGCAGTGCGAGGGCAGCGCACGGTGACGTTGGGGTTCGTCGATAAGCAAGGCGTGGCCGTGCACCGCGTCGTCAAGCCTTTAACCGTCAACGCCGGGCAGGTGGACGCTGTGGATGAAGCCACAGGTGCGGTGCATCGTTTCATGTTGCACAGGATCACAGAAGTAATAGTGGATAACTAG
- a CDS encoding DNA repair helicase XPB yields MAFGDGPLIVQSDKTVLLEIDHPQAGEARIALAPFAELERAPEHIHTYRITPLALWNARAAGHDAEQVVDMLERFSRFPVPQALLIDIAETMSRYGRVRLHRHPAHGLILESGEPAILVEISRHKKIKPMLGAQVDPETIVVHPSERGRLKQELLKVGWPAEDLAGYVDGESHPIGLSTEFEDWSLRDYQQMAADSFWEGGSGVVVLPCGAGKTMVGAASMARAQATTLILVTNTVAGRQWKDELLRRTTLTEDEIGEYSGERKEIRPVTIATYQVVTRRTKGEYKALELFDSRDWGLIIYDEVHLLPAPVFRMTSDLQSRRRLGLTATLVREDGREGDVFSLIGPKRYDAPWKDLESQGFIATADCVEIRSTMTDAERMVYATAESADRYRLAATAHTKVAVVRKLLEEHAGKPTLIIGAYLDQLEELGAEFNAPVIDGKTPNKKREALFDQFRSGSLSVLVVSKVANFSIDLPEASVAIQVSGTFGSRQEEAQRLGRLLRPKHDGSEAHFYSIVSRDTLDTEYAAHRQRFLAEQGYAYRILDADDILFPLPKKEL; encoded by the coding sequence GTGGCTTTTGGCGATGGACCTTTAATCGTCCAATCCGATAAGACAGTCCTGCTAGAAATAGATCACCCCCAAGCAGGCGAAGCACGCATAGCTCTAGCACCTTTTGCAGAGCTCGAGCGTGCACCCGAGCATATTCACACCTACCGCATCACCCCTCTGGCGTTGTGGAACGCGCGCGCCGCAGGCCACGACGCCGAACAAGTCGTGGACATGCTGGAGCGTTTTTCACGCTTCCCCGTTCCGCAAGCGCTCCTGATCGACATCGCAGAGACGATGTCCCGCTACGGACGTGTGCGCCTGCACCGTCACCCCGCACACGGGCTGATCCTTGAATCTGGCGAACCTGCGATCCTGGTGGAAATCTCCCGGCACAAAAAGATCAAACCCATGCTGGGCGCACAAGTGGATCCTGAAACCATCGTGGTCCATCCGTCAGAACGCGGGCGCCTCAAGCAGGAACTGCTCAAGGTCGGTTGGCCAGCGGAAGATCTCGCGGGATATGTGGACGGTGAATCCCACCCCATTGGTCTCTCCACTGAATTTGAAGACTGGTCGCTGCGCGATTATCAGCAAATGGCAGCCGATTCCTTCTGGGAAGGCGGTTCCGGCGTAGTCGTGCTGCCTTGTGGCGCGGGTAAAACCATGGTCGGTGCAGCCTCCATGGCTCGCGCACAGGCAACCACCTTGATCCTTGTCACCAACACCGTGGCCGGCCGACAGTGGAAAGACGAACTTCTTCGCCGCACCACACTCACCGAAGACGAAATCGGTGAGTACTCCGGCGAACGCAAAGAAATCCGACCCGTCACCATCGCCACCTACCAAGTAGTCACCAGGCGTACCAAAGGCGAATACAAAGCTCTCGAGCTTTTTGATTCCCGCGACTGGGGCTTAATTATTTACGACGAAGTCCATCTTCTTCCCGCCCCCGTTTTCCGCATGACCTCCGACCTGCAATCCAGGCGACGCCTCGGACTGACTGCCACCCTCGTGCGCGAAGACGGACGAGAAGGCGATGTCTTCAGCCTGATCGGCCCCAAGCGTTACGACGCACCATGGAAAGACCTCGAGTCCCAAGGGTTCATCGCCACCGCCGACTGCGTAGAAATCCGATCCACCATGACCGATGCTGAGCGCATGGTGTACGCGACTGCCGAGTCGGCAGATCGTTACCGTCTAGCCGCCACTGCCCACACTAAGGTGGCCGTGGTGCGCAAACTCCTCGAAGAGCACGCTGGTAAGCCCACGCTGATCATCGGCGCATACCTCGATCAGTTGGAAGAACTAGGTGCAGAATTCAACGCACCAGTCATCGACGGCAAAACGCCCAACAAAAAGCGTGAAGCCCTCTTTGATCAATTCCGTTCCGGCTCGCTTTCCGTACTGGTTGTCTCCAAAGTGGCGAACTTCTCCATCGACCTGCCCGAAGCATCCGTAGCCATCCAGGTCTCTGGAACATTCGGCAGCCGACAAGAAGAAGCCCAACGCTTAGGCCGCCTCCTGCGACCCAAGCACGATGGCAGCGAAGCCCACTTCTACTCCATCGTCAGCCGCGACACCCTCGACACCGAATACGCAGCCCACCGCCAGCGATTCCTCGCCGAACAAGGCTACGCATACCGCATCCTCGACGCCGACGACATCCTCTTCCCACTACCCAAGAAAGAGCTATAA
- a CDS encoding pyridoxal phosphate-dependent aminotransferase has translation MSNDFVVSRLRPFGETIFATMTQRAVEAGAINLGQGFPDEDGPRRMLEIASEQILGGNNQYSAGRGDASLRAAVARDHLERFDLEYNPDSEVLITVGATEAITATVLGLVEPGDEVIVLEPYYDAYAAAIALAGATRVAVPLQEVENSWDVDVDKLHAAVTKKTRMIIVNSPHNPTGSVFSKKALKQLAGVARAYDLLVLSDEVYEHLVFDDQKHVSVAKLPGMWDRTVTVSSAAKTFNVTGWKTGWALAPEPLLEAVLKAKQFMSYVGATPFQPAVAHAIEHEQKWVSKMSKGLELKRDILRTALDKAGLKTHDSMGTYFIVADIGDRDGAEFCFELIEKVGVAAIPVQAFVDHPKKWSSKVRFAFCKKEETLREAAERLKGIKKL, from the coding sequence ATGAGTAATGACTTCGTCGTTTCTAGGCTTAGACCCTTTGGTGAAACGATTTTTGCAACCATGACCCAGCGAGCTGTTGAGGCGGGTGCAATCAATCTTGGTCAGGGCTTTCCTGATGAGGATGGTCCTCGTCGGATGTTAGAGATCGCGTCGGAGCAGATTCTCGGGGGAAATAATCAGTATTCGGCGGGGCGTGGGGATGCTTCGTTGAGGGCAGCTGTGGCTCGTGATCATTTGGAGAGGTTTGATCTGGAGTACAACCCTGATTCGGAGGTGTTGATCACGGTGGGGGCCACTGAGGCGATTACGGCGACTGTGTTGGGTTTGGTGGAGCCTGGGGATGAAGTGATCGTTTTGGAACCGTATTACGATGCGTATGCGGCGGCTATTGCGTTGGCGGGGGCGACGCGGGTGGCGGTTCCTTTGCAGGAGGTGGAGAACTCGTGGGATGTGGATGTCGATAAGTTGCATGCGGCGGTGACTAAGAAGACGCGGATGATTATCGTTAATTCGCCGCATAATCCGACGGGTTCGGTGTTTTCTAAGAAGGCGTTGAAGCAGTTGGCGGGTGTTGCTCGTGCGTATGACTTGTTGGTGTTGTCAGATGAGGTGTATGAGCATCTTGTTTTTGATGATCAGAAGCATGTGAGTGTCGCGAAGCTGCCCGGTATGTGGGATCGCACGGTGACGGTGTCGTCGGCGGCGAAAACGTTCAATGTGACTGGTTGGAAGACGGGGTGGGCGTTGGCACCGGAGCCGTTGTTGGAGGCGGTGTTGAAGGCGAAGCAGTTTATGTCTTATGTGGGGGCTACACCTTTTCAGCCGGCTGTGGCGCATGCGATTGAACATGAGCAGAAGTGGGTGTCAAAGATGTCTAAGGGGCTTGAGCTCAAGCGGGATATTTTGCGTACTGCGTTAGATAAGGCGGGGCTGAAGACTCATGACAGTATGGGCACGTATTTCATCGTTGCGGATATTGGGGATCGTGATGGTGCGGAGTTCTGTTTTGAGTTGATTGAGAAGGTTGGGGTGGCGGCGATTCCGGTGCAGGCGTTTGTGGATCATCCGAAGAAGTGGTCGTCGAAGGTTCGTTTTGCGTTTTGCAAAAAAGAAGAGACGCTCCGCGAAGCTGCGGAGCGTCTCAAGGGGATTAAGAAACTATAG